From the Montipora capricornis isolate CH-2021 chromosome 2, ASM3666992v2, whole genome shotgun sequence genome, one window contains:
- the LOC138037632 gene encoding uncharacterized protein, with protein MDRKVICDKQRKGTKQFKRRRNQLSQQQNQQALRTEANEGITYDSSVGLNLDTSSKRTEPQIVFDVPTKLSQTELRRYEEILPPYTARPKVIHLSYDSTNKYQFIIFDTETTCTGKLAEICQLSAVSENGRHEFSTFILPQSSISYSAYLVNGMTIKNIRGIRTLYHRNNPVQSVTIEEALRDFLTFIKQIKNCDEVDDNLTVLIGHNSATFDVPILLRNRDDNFKDSLNDMNVYFADSLQLVKNLIKDKHKALEIETGEYCKPNQSSLYTHLFNEQFDAHDALEDVRALRKILFESSLSLSRKDIVENSSITSVSHAVKNMLHLD; from the coding sequence ATGGACAGGAAGGTTATTTGTGACAAACAACGAAAAGGGACAAAGCAATTCAAGCGAAGGCGGAACCAGTTATCTcagcaacaaaatcaacaaGCATTGAGAACGGAAGCAAATGAAGGAATCACATATGACTCATCAGTGGGTTTAAATCTGGATACATCCAGCAAAAGAACAGAGCCACAAATTGTATTTGATGTGCCTACTAAATTATCACAAACAGAACTGAGAAGATATGAGGAAATACTACCTCCCTACACAGCAAGACCAAAAGTCATTCACTTATCATATGATTCCACTAACAAATATCAATTCATCATCTTTGACACTGAAACCACATGCACAGGAAAGCTGGCTGAGATATGCCAGCTGTCTGCTGTGAGTGAAAATGGCAGACAtgaattttcaacttttattctCCCCCAAAGTAGCATAAGTTATAGCGCCTACCTTGTCAATGGTATGACCATCAAGAACATCAGAGGAATAAGAACATTATACCACAGAAACAATCCTGTCCAAAGTGTAACCATAGAGGAGGCACTTCGTGACTTCCTAACTTTTATAAAACAAATTAAGAATTGTGATGAAGTGGACGATAATTTAACGGTCTTAATTGGACATAATTCTGCAACGTTCGATGTCCCCATTCTCCTCCGAAACAGAGATGACAACTTCAAGGATAGCCTTAATGACATGAACGTCTACTTTGCCGACAGCCTACAGCTAGTAAAAAATCTGATAAAAGACAAACACAAAGCACTTGAAATTGAGACTGGGGAATATTGTAAACCGAACCAGAGCAGTCTTTACACCCATCTGTTCAACGAACAATTCGATGCTCACGATGCGTTAGAAGATGTCAGAGCACTgagaaaaattctttttgagTCATCGCTTAGCCTTTCCAGAAAAGATATCGTTGAGAATTCCAGTATCACCAGTGTTTCCCACGCAGTTAAAAACATGCTCCACCTCGATTGA
- the LOC138037631 gene encoding uncharacterized protein — MMDNAKVASEWKENFRMSHPTFMELCEDLRPLLERKSTRMRRPISVETQMAVTLYYLSDEGRYRKVANAFGISRSSVSIIVRRVCAAISEYLGPSYVRLPTSEREVQELVSQFYVNHGFPQCMGAIDGTHIPIKEPIENASNYNALPF; from the coding sequence ATGATGGATAATGCCAAGGTAGCCAGcgaatggaaagaaaatttcagaaTGTCCCACCCTACCTTCATGGAACTTTGTGAAGATCTTAGACCCCTACTTGAGAGAAAATCAACTAGAATGAGGCGTCCCATATCAGTTGAAACTCAGATGGCTGTTACTCTTTACTACTTGTCAGATGAAGGGAGATACAGGAAAGTTGCAAATGCTTTCGGAATTTCTCGGTCATCAGTTTCTATTATTGTAAGAAGAGTTTGTGCCGCAATTTCTGAATACCTTGGTCCAAGTTATGTACGCCTACCTACCAGTGAACGAGAAGTGCAGGAATTAGTTAGCCAATTTTATGTTAATCATGGATTCCCCCAGTGTATGGGAGCAATAGACGGCACTCATATACCAATCAAGGAGCCCATAGAAAATGCTTCAAACTACAACGCTCTCCCATTCTAA